A window of uncultured Gellertiella sp. genomic DNA:
AGGCCCATCAGCACCGGATTGATCCGGAACGGCTTGTTTTCATTGATGAGACCTGGGTCAAGACCAACATGACGCGGACCTGCGGCTGGTGCCCGCGCGGTCAGCCCCTGATCGCGAAGGTGCCGCATGGCCACTGGAAAACACTGACCTTTTTGGCCGGGCTGCGGCGCAACGGCATCGTTGCGCCTTTCGTGCTCGACGGCCCCATCAACAGTATCGCCTTTACAGCATGGGTTCAGCAATGTCTTGTCCCCGTGCTGAAAGCCGGTGACATTGTCGTCCTCGACAACCTGGGCAGCCACAAATGCAAGGCCGCCAGCGAGGCGGTGCGGGCACAAGGGGCTCGCATGTTCTTTCTGCCGCCCTATTCACCAGACCTCAATCCAATCGAAATGATGTTCTCAAAGCTGAAAACGCTCGTCCGCAAAGCCGAGGAGCGAACCATTGAAACGACTTGGCGTCGCATCGGAGAACTCCTCAAAGAATTTACCCCTGAAGAATGCTCGCGATACATCACGCATGCAGGATATGCTTCTATCTAAAACTGACAGACTCTAGAGTTTGCCCCGACCCCGCAACATTACCAATATTTCATGCGCCAGACAGTTACTGGTAAGGTCTCTGCCCCTATATCTCTGTCATCAACTTCACCGCCACCGGTAAACGGCGGAGACAAGAGAGAAGGCAGACGACCATGGTCACGCAGAAGACTGGACTTTTTTCCGTAAAATCCCTGCTGAAGGCTTCGGCCCTTTCGGCATTGACCGCCGGTGTCATCGTCACGGGCATCCCGCATGGCATTCTTGCCGCCCGCGCGGATGCGGTCGCGGTGCAGGCACCCGCGGTGCCGAGCTTTGCCGATGTGGTCGGCGCGGTCACGCCCGCCGTGGTGTCCGTCCGGGTCCAGTCGAATGTCGAGCAGACCGCCGATGACGGCAACGGCTTCTCCTTCAATTTCGGCGGCGAGGATTTCGACCAGCTGCCCGACGATCACCCGCTGAAGCGGCTGTTCAAGCAGTTCGGCGGCCAGCTGCCCGGCAGTGGCCAGAACCAGACGCCGCACAAGCTTCCGCATGGCAAGGGTCACCTGCGTCCCGTTGCGCAAGGCTCCGGCTTCTTCATCTCCGGGGATGGCTATATCGTCACCAACAATCACGTGGTCAGCGATGGCCAGGCCTATACGGTGGTGCTCAATGATGGCACCGAGCTGGATGCCAAGCTGGTCGGCAAGGACAGCCGCACCGATCTCGCCGTGCTGAAGGTCGATGCCAAGCGCAACTTCACCTATGTGAAATTTGCCGATGACGCGAAGGTCCGGGTCGGCGACTGGGTGGTTGCTGTCGGCAATCCCTTCGGCCTTGGCGGCACCGTGACGGCGGGCATCATCTCGGCGCGCGGCCGCGATATCGGCTCCGGCCCCTATGACGACTATCTGCAGGTCGATGCCGCCGTCAACAAGGGCAATTCCGGTGGCCCGACCTTCAACCTGTCCGGCGAAGTGGTCGGCATCAACACCGCGATCTTCTCGCCCTCCGGCGGCAATGTCGGCATCGCCTTCGCCATTCCCTCCACCATCGCCCAGACCGTGGTGCAGGATCTGATCAAGACCGGTTCGGTGTCGCGTGGCTGGCTCGGCGTGCAGATCCAGCCCGTCACCCAGGATATCGCCGATTCCCTCGGCCTTGCCGAAGCCTCCGGCGCGCTGGTGGTTGCCCCGCAGGAAGGTTCGCCCGGCCAGAAGGCCGGGATGATGAAGGGCGACGTGGTCACCGCCGTCAATGGCGAACCGGTGAAGGATGCCCGCGACCTCTCGCGCCGCATCGGCTCGACGGCGCCCGGCACCAAGGTGGAAGTGACGCTCTGGCGCAATGGCAAGTCCGAGGTGGTGCAACTGACGCTGGGCAACCTGCCTGCCGAACAGAAGCAGGCCTCCGCCGATGACCAGACCCAGCCCGACGACCAGACCCCCTCGACCGACAAGGCGCTTGCCGGACTCGGCCTGACGGTCTCCCCCGCCGATGGTGGCAAGGGCGTGACGGTCACGCAGGTCGATCCGGACTCCGATGCCGCCGACAAGGGCCTGAAGCAGGGCGAAACCATCACCTCGGTCAACAACCACGAGGTCAGGACCGTCGCCGACATCGAAAAGGCCCTCGACAAGGCCCGCAACGACGGCCGCAAGAAGGCGCTGTTCCAGATCGAATCGACCGAAGGCACCCGCTTCATGGCACTGGATATCGCCAGGGGGTGAGGCTGACGGCTCCCCCGGGGGGAATTGCTCAAGGAGAGGGTGGGGCATCTTGTGTCACAAAAGATGTCCCACCTCGGGCCTGCCCTCACCCCGGCCCTGCCCCAACGCAAACCGGAGGTTTGCACGAGGGGCAGCGGTGGGGGTAGGCCCGATGCGCCAAGGAATGTGTTGCGCACCTCACCACATCCCCCGGATTGCGCGATTATTGCATGAGGCGCTAAGATGACCTCCATGAAGATACTGGTGATTGAAGACGATCTTGAAGCGGCGGCCTATCTGGTCAAGGCGTTCAGGGAGGCGGGAGTTGTGGCCGATCATGCCAGCGATGGTGAAAGCGGCCTGTTCATGGGGCTGGAGAACAGCTATGACGTCCTGGTGATCGACCGGATGCTGCCGCGTCGCGACGGGCTTTCGGTGATTGCCGAGCTGCGCCGCAAGGGCGTGCACACGCCGGTGCTGATTCTGTCTGCCCTTGGCCAGGTGGATGACCGGGTGACCGGGCTTCGCGCCGGGGGCGACGATTACCTGCCGAAACCCTATGCCTTCAGCGAGCTGCTCGCCCGGGTCGAGGTGCTTGGCCGCCGCAAGGGCACGCCCGAACAGGACATGGTCTACCGGGTCGGCGATCTCGAGCTGGACCGGCTTTCCCACACCGCACGCCGGGCAGGCAGGGACCTGCTGCTGCAGCCGCGCGAATTCCGGCTGCTGGAATACCTGATGAAGAATGCGGGCCAGGTGGTGACCCGCACCATGCTGCTCGAACATGTCTGGGATTACCATTTCGACCCGCAGACCAATGTCATCGACGTCCATATCTCGCGGCTGCGCGCCAAGATCGAGAAGCCCGATTGTGCGCCGCTGCTGAAGACCATTCGCGGGGCGGGTTACATGATCAAGGACGGGGAGTGACCGGGCATGTCCCGCTTTCGCCTGCTGTTCATGTCCACGGCGGTCCGCCTTTCCGCCATTTACATCATCCTGTTTGCGCTGGCCGCAGGCACGCTGGTCTTCTATGTCACCGCGATGTCGGAACGGCTGCTGGTGTCGGAAATCCGCGAGACCCTGAACCAGGAAGTCACCGATGTCCAGGCAGCCTATGAGCGCGGCGGCGTGGCAAGGCTGGCGCGCACCATGGAGGTGCGGGCCCGCCAGCCCGGCGCCAATCTCTACCTGATTGCCGGGCCGACGGGCGAAGTGCTGGCCGGCAATGTCGCCTCGGTTCCGCCCGGCATATTCGACCAGCAGGGCTGGACGGAGCAGCCCTTTGCCTACCAGCGCTATCAGGAGACGCTACGCCATCCGCGCATGGCGATTGCCAATGTGTTCTTCCTCGACAACGGCATGCGCATCCTGATCGGCCGCGACCTTGCCGAACCGGGGGCGCTGAGGATGCTGGTGCGCCGCGCCGTCTTCGTCACGGTCGGTGCGCTCGGGGTCGGGGCGATCCTGCTCTGGCTGCTGATCGGCCGCAACGCCCTGCGCCGCATCGACCGGATTTCCGATGCCAGCAAGAAGATCATGGCCGGAGACCTGACCCAGCGCCTGCCGTTTGGCGGGTCCGGCGACGAATTCGACCGGCTGTCGGTGTCGCTGAACAGCATGCTGGAAAGGATCGCCAGACTCGACGAGGGGCTGCGGCAGGTCTCCGACAATATTGCCCATGACCTGAAGACACCGCTGACGCGGCTGCGCAACCGCGCCGCCGAAACGCTGGAGACCGGCGATGGCGACCAGCGCCGCGCCGGCCTTGAAGGCATCATCGCCGAATCCGACCAGCTCATCCGCACCTTCGACGCGCTGCTGATGATTTCAAGGGTCGAGGCCGGCTCGCAGGCCGCGATGCTGTCGGATCTCGATCTCTCCGCCATCGCCGCCGATTGCGTCGAGCTTTACGAACCCGTCGCCGAAGAGGCGGGCTTCCGGCTGGAAGGCACGATTGCCCCCGGTATCGGCATTTCCGGCAACCGGGAACTGATCGGCCAGACGCTCGCCAATCTCATCGACAATGCCATCAAATATGCCGATGGCAACGCGTCCGAGCGGCTGATCCGCGTCAGCCTCGCACGCGCGGGGGAGGGTGTTGCGCTCGCCATATCCGACCATGGCCGCGGCATCCCCGAAGACCGCCGCGCCGATGTGGTCAAACGCTTCGTCCGACTCGACGAAAGCCGCTCCAAACCCGGCACCGGCCTCGGACTTGCACTCGCCGGTGCCGTCATGGACCTGCACGGCGGCAGGCTCACACTGTCGGATACCGACCCGGAAAAGACCGCTCACCCCGGGCTGACGGTGACATTGCGCTTCCGGGGATGAGGGGATTTACAGCGGTTGCTTGCGTCCTGTCTCACGTCAGGCTTATTTTAGTTAGTTAATGCTAATGTAAAGTTGTCGGTTGACAACTTCGTATAGTTGCCTATGATGGAGGAAAGATCACGATGCGGCGACGGCATCAGAACCCCGAGATCGAGGATGCCTTGCGTCACACGGAAGCAAAGGGCTGGCGAATTGATGTTGGCGGCAGTCACGCATGGGGCAAGATGAAGTGTCCCGTCAGGCACGATGATTGTCGATGTGGCGAGTTTTGCCTGACCAGTATCTGGAGCAAGCCGAAGAACCCCGGCAACCATGCACGCGCCCTCAGGCGTGTCGTGGATAAATGTGTTTATGACAAGGACGAAAGCTGATGCAGGATTTCATCTTTACCCTGAAATTTGCCCTGCCTGCCGATGAGACGGATTTCGACCAGCTGGTCGAGCGGCTGGGGGAGGCGGGTTGTACGGACGGATTGCCGGGGATCGGCATGGCCGGGCGGCTGGCCGTGGAGTTCACGCGCGAGGCCGCGTCCGCAGCCGATGCCCTTGCGACGGCACTCGGTGATGTCGAAAGCGCCATTCCCGGCATACGGCTGGTGGAGGCCTGCCCGGATTATGTCGGCCTCAGCGACATCGCCGACTGCCTCGGCGTCACCCGCCAGGCAATGCGCAAGACCATGCATGCCCATGCCGATTTTCCCTTGCCGGTCCATGAAGGCTCGGCTTCGATCTGGCATCTGGTCGATGTGCTTGACTGGATGAATGCCCGCCGGAAAGGCGCGGTTCCCGCCTCGCTCGTCGACACCGCGCGTGCGGCGCATGGGCTCAACCAGAGCCGCAGGCCCCGGACTGGCCAGAAGTCGGGCCAGAAGTCGGGCGAGAGGTCGGGCGAGAAGGCTGGCATCGGGCGGCTGAAAATCAGCGCCTGAGCCGGCGGGCGCATTCACCGTTTCCCTTGACGCCACCGCCTGCTACATCTCGCCCCGTGCGGAACCACAAGCAGCGTCCGCAGCCAATGGGGGAGCATAGCAAGCGTGACTGCAGCCAGCCTGAGAGACATTCAATCCCATCCGCTGAAGCCTTCCAGCCAGACGGAGGCGAAGTCGGTCCTGTCGGATCTGAAGGACATCGCCCGGCATCAGCCCGCCGTGCAGGCCCTGCTGGCGGGCGAGAGCGTGCTGCGGGATTTCATCGTTTCGGCGCTGTCGCTGTCGCCCTATCTGCGGGAAAGTGCCAATCGCGATCCCGAACTCATGTCGATTGCGCTGACGGCACCGCTCGAGGCGGAACTGGCGCGGCTGGTCCATGAGGCGCGGCTGGCCTGGAAGGGCGAGGGCGAGGCCCTGCCTCCCGAGGCGGAGGTGATGAGCCGTCTGCGCCAGGCCAAGCGCCGCATCTCGTTTCTGGTGGCGCTTGCCGACCTTGCCCGGATCTTCGATGCCCGCCAGACCACGCAATGGCTGACAGCCCTTGCCGAATCCTCGGTTGCCGCCGCCATCGACCATCTGCTGCTGGCCGCCCACGCGAGCGGCAAGGTTGAGGTGAGGGATATCGAGGCACCGAGCGAAGGATCGGGCCTGATCGTGCTGGGCATGGGCAAGCTCGGCGCGCGCGAGCTCAACTATTCCTCCGACATCGATCTGGTGGTGTTCTTCGACGTGGGCGCGGGAATTGTCGGCGATCCCCTCGATGCTGCCGAGATCTTTGCCCGGATGATGCGCCGGCTGGTCAGGATCATGCAGGAGCGCACCGCCGATGGCTATGTATTCCGCACCGATCTCCGGCTGCGGCCCGATCCGGGCTCGACGCCGCTGGCCGTGCCGGTCGAATCCGCGATGATCTATTATGAGGGCCGCGGCCAGAACTGGGAACGCGCCGCCTTCATCAAGGCGCGGCCTGTCGGCGGTGACCTTGCGGCGGGTACGGCCTTCCTGCGCGACCTCGTGCCCTTCGTCTATCGCAAATATCTGGATTATGCGGCGATTGCCGACATCCACTCGATCAAGCGGCAGATCCACGCCCACAAGGGCCATGGCAAGATTGCCGTCAAGGGCCACAATATCAAGCTCGGGCGCGGCGGCATCCGCGAGATCGAATTCTTCGCCCAGACCCAGCAGCTGATCGCCGGCGGCCGCATGCCGTCGCTGCGCAGCCGGGCGACCGAGGAGACGCTGGCGGGGCTGGCCGAAGCCAAGTGGATCGACGCCTCGACGGCGGCGGAACTGACGGAATGCTACTGGTATCTGCGCGATGTCGAGCACCGCGTGCAGATGGTGCGCGACGAGCAGACCCATCTCCTGCCGGAAAGCGAGGCGGAGCTGAAGCGGATCGCCTACATGCTCGGCCATGCCGATACCGCCGCCTTTTCCGAGGCGCTGGTCGAGGTGCTGAAACGGGTGGAGCGGCGCTATGCCGAATTGTTCGAGCAGGAAAACCGGCTGTCGACGGCCACCGGCAACCTGGTCTTCACCGGCCAGAACGACGATCCCGACACGCTGGAAACGCTGGCGAAACTCGGCTTCAGCCGTCCCTCCGACATTTCCCGCGTCATCCGCACCTGGCATTACGGGCGCTACCGGGCGACGCAATCGGTCGAGGCGCGCGAACGGCTGACGGAGCTGACGCCGGAACTGCTCAAAGTCTTCGGCGAGAACAAGCGCG
This region includes:
- a CDS encoding HAMP domain-containing sensor histidine kinase is translated as MSRFRLLFMSTAVRLSAIYIILFALAAGTLVFYVTAMSERLLVSEIRETLNQEVTDVQAAYERGGVARLARTMEVRARQPGANLYLIAGPTGEVLAGNVASVPPGIFDQQGWTEQPFAYQRYQETLRHPRMAIANVFFLDNGMRILIGRDLAEPGALRMLVRRAVFVTVGALGVGAILLWLLIGRNALRRIDRISDASKKIMAGDLTQRLPFGGSGDEFDRLSVSLNSMLERIARLDEGLRQVSDNIAHDLKTPLTRLRNRAAETLETGDGDQRRAGLEGIIAESDQLIRTFDALLMISRVEAGSQAAMLSDLDLSAIAADCVELYEPVAEEAGFRLEGTIAPGIGISGNRELIGQTLANLIDNAIKYADGNASERLIRVSLARAGEGVALAISDHGRGIPEDRRADVVKRFVRLDESRSKPGTGLGLALAGAVMDLHGGRLTLSDTDPEKTAHPGLTVTLRFRG
- a CDS encoding bifunctional [glutamine synthetase] adenylyltransferase/[glutamine synthetase]-adenylyl-L-tyrosine phosphorylase; protein product: MTAASLRDIQSHPLKPSSQTEAKSVLSDLKDIARHQPAVQALLAGESVLRDFIVSALSLSPYLRESANRDPELMSIALTAPLEAELARLVHEARLAWKGEGEALPPEAEVMSRLRQAKRRISFLVALADLARIFDARQTTQWLTALAESSVAAAIDHLLLAAHASGKVEVRDIEAPSEGSGLIVLGMGKLGARELNYSSDIDLVVFFDVGAGIVGDPLDAAEIFARMMRRLVRIMQERTADGYVFRTDLRLRPDPGSTPLAVPVESAMIYYEGRGQNWERAAFIKARPVGGDLAAGTAFLRDLVPFVYRKYLDYAAIADIHSIKRQIHAHKGHGKIAVKGHNIKLGRGGIREIEFFAQTQQLIAGGRMPSLRSRATEETLAGLAEAKWIDASTAAELTECYWYLRDVEHRVQMVRDEQTHLLPESEAELKRIAYMLGHADTAAFSEALVEVLKRVERRYAELFEQENRLSTATGNLVFTGQNDDPDTLETLAKLGFSRPSDISRVIRTWHYGRYRATQSVEARERLTELTPELLKVFGENKRADEALLRFDTFISGLPSGIQLFSLLGNNPGLLSLLVTIMSSAPRLADIIAARPHVFDGMLDPGLLSELPTRGYIAERLGLFLSDSMPYEEVLDRLRIFAAEQRFLIGIRLLTGSIRAGMAARAFTHLADLVISAALQAVMREMVQAHGTFPGGRVAVAGMGKLGSFELTAGSDIDIILLYDYDDAAPESTGPKPLDPTRYFTRITQRLMAALSAPTSEGILFEVDMRLRPSGNKGPVATRIQSFEKYQKEEAWTWEHMALSRARLVCGDDSLRSETAEIIRKVLTGSTDLLKMAKDVVEMRGLIEQEKPPKDIWDLKLIPGGLIDIEFIAQFLTLAAPARGTVLPPRGLDTAETLKAVGRGVMDQNDLDTCLQALTLYGAIAQITRLCIDGAFDPKEAPAGLIDLICRAGDCPDIKTLESEIRRLSKAVRKVFQAVVRG
- a CDS encoding DNA-binding protein, whose amino-acid sequence is MQDFIFTLKFALPADETDFDQLVERLGEAGCTDGLPGIGMAGRLAVEFTREAASAADALATALGDVESAIPGIRLVEACPDYVGLSDIADCLGVTRQAMRKTMHAHADFPLPVHEGSASIWHLVDVLDWMNARRKGAVPASLVDTARAAHGLNQSRRPRTGQKSGQKSGERSGEKAGIGRLKISA
- a CDS encoding IS630 family transposase (programmed frameshift) encodes the protein MVKPLSLDLRARVADALTGGMTVRAAAERFGISVASAVRIGQLSRSGKGLLPSKIGGHVKPILSGDLAEKVRQRLAAKSDWTVRALAADLQSFGIHVSHDTVWRFLRSQGNTFKKTLVASEQDRPKVARFRARWKAHQHRIDPERLVFIDETWVKTNMTRTCGWCPRGQPLIAKVPHGHWKTLTFLAGLRRNGIVAPFVLDGPINSIAFTAWVQQCLVPVLKAGDIVVLDNLGSHKCKAASEAVRAQGARMFFLPPYSPDLNPIEMMFSKLKTLVRKAEERTIETTWRRIGELLKEFTPEECSRYITHAGYASI
- a CDS encoding response regulator transcription factor, whose amino-acid sequence is MKILVIEDDLEAAAYLVKAFREAGVVADHASDGESGLFMGLENSYDVLVIDRMLPRRDGLSVIAELRRKGVHTPVLILSALGQVDDRVTGLRAGGDDYLPKPYAFSELLARVEVLGRRKGTPEQDMVYRVGDLELDRLSHTARRAGRDLLLQPREFRLLEYLMKNAGQVVTRTMLLEHVWDYHFDPQTNVIDVHISRLRAKIEKPDCAPLLKTIRGAGYMIKDGE
- a CDS encoding Do family serine endopeptidase; its protein translation is MVTQKTGLFSVKSLLKASALSALTAGVIVTGIPHGILAARADAVAVQAPAVPSFADVVGAVTPAVVSVRVQSNVEQTADDGNGFSFNFGGEDFDQLPDDHPLKRLFKQFGGQLPGSGQNQTPHKLPHGKGHLRPVAQGSGFFISGDGYIVTNNHVVSDGQAYTVVLNDGTELDAKLVGKDSRTDLAVLKVDAKRNFTYVKFADDAKVRVGDWVVAVGNPFGLGGTVTAGIISARGRDIGSGPYDDYLQVDAAVNKGNSGGPTFNLSGEVVGINTAIFSPSGGNVGIAFAIPSTIAQTVVQDLIKTGSVSRGWLGVQIQPVTQDIADSLGLAEASGALVVAPQEGSPGQKAGMMKGDVVTAVNGEPVKDARDLSRRIGSTAPGTKVEVTLWRNGKSEVVQLTLGNLPAEQKQASADDQTQPDDQTPSTDKALAGLGLTVSPADGGKGVTVTQVDPDSDAADKGLKQGETITSVNNHEVRTVADIEKALDKARNDGRKKALFQIESTEGTRFMALDIARG